From the Rhodococcus sp. NBC_00297 genome, one window contains:
- a CDS encoding RelA/SpoT family protein, whose protein sequence is MTRYIGRTAEESAAVPPAAGESLPSDAVLPADAAADEAATEPVPSRAEPADPTARTDALTPEPVAPAAEPVPDPAPSSATPTAPSSASRRVRARLARRITAQRNTAVKPVLEPLAGTHRSMYPKADLGLLQRAYDVADERHATQMRKSGDPYITHPLAVANILAELGMDTTTLVAALLHDTVEDTGYSLDQLRTEFGDEVAHLVDGVTKLDKVALGTAAEGETIRKMIIAMARDPRVLVIKVADRLHNMRTMRFLPPEKQARKAKETLEVIAPLAHRLGMATVKWELEDLAFAILHPKKYDEIVRLVADRAPSRDTYLAKVRAEINATLSASRISAVVEGRPKHYWSIYQKMIVKGRDFDDIHDLVGVRILCDEIRDCYAAVGVVHSLWQPMAGRFKDYIAQPRYGVYQSLHTTVVGPEGKPLEVQIRTRDMHRTAEFGIAAHWRYKETKGRHSGDATELDDMAWMRQLLDWQREAADPGEFLESLRYDLAVKEIFVFTPKGDVVTLPAGSCPVDFAYAVHTEVGHRCIGARVNGRLVALERQLDNGEVVEVFTSKAPTAGPSRDWATFVASPRAKTKIRQWFAKERREEALEAGKDAIAKEVRRGGLPLQRLMNGESMSAIAHELRYVDVSALYTAVGENHVSAQHVVQRLVAHLGGVGDVEEELAERSTPSTIPTRPRRVGDAGVMVSGADGVVAKLAKCCTPVPGDDIMGFVTRGGSVSVHRTDCTNAGSLQTQSERLIEVEWAPSPSSVFLVAIQIEALDRHRLLSDVTKALADEKVNILSASVTTSGDRVAISKFTFEMGDPKHLGHVLNVVRNVEGVYDVYRLTSAA, encoded by the coding sequence ATGACGCGATACATCGGTCGTACCGCCGAGGAGTCCGCAGCAGTGCCGCCTGCCGCGGGGGAGTCCCTGCCGTCCGACGCCGTCCTGCCTGCCGACGCTGCTGCTGACGAGGCCGCGACGGAGCCCGTGCCCTCCAGGGCGGAGCCTGCCGATCCGACAGCGCGCACCGATGCCCTGACACCGGAGCCGGTCGCACCCGCCGCGGAGCCCGTGCCCGATCCGGCACCCTCCTCCGCCACCCCCACTGCGCCGTCGTCCGCGTCCCGGCGCGTTCGTGCGCGGCTGGCCCGCCGCATCACCGCGCAGCGCAACACCGCGGTCAAGCCGGTGCTCGAGCCGTTGGCCGGCACCCACCGGTCGATGTACCCGAAGGCGGACCTCGGGCTGCTGCAACGCGCGTACGACGTGGCCGACGAGCGGCACGCCACGCAGATGCGCAAGTCGGGTGACCCGTACATCACGCACCCGCTCGCGGTCGCCAACATCCTGGCCGAGCTGGGAATGGACACCACGACGCTCGTCGCGGCGCTGCTGCACGACACCGTCGAGGACACCGGCTACTCGCTGGACCAGCTGCGCACCGAGTTCGGCGACGAGGTCGCCCATCTCGTCGACGGCGTGACGAAGCTCGACAAGGTCGCGCTCGGCACCGCCGCCGAAGGCGAGACCATCCGCAAGATGATCATCGCGATGGCGCGGGATCCGCGGGTGCTGGTCATCAAGGTGGCCGACCGGCTGCACAACATGCGTACGATGCGCTTCCTGCCGCCGGAGAAGCAGGCGCGCAAGGCGAAGGAGACCCTCGAGGTCATCGCACCTCTCGCGCACCGCCTCGGCATGGCGACGGTCAAGTGGGAGCTCGAGGACCTCGCGTTCGCGATCCTGCACCCCAAGAAGTACGACGAGATCGTGCGCCTCGTCGCCGACCGGGCCCCGTCACGCGACACCTATCTCGCCAAGGTGCGCGCCGAGATCAACGCGACCCTGTCGGCCTCCCGCATCAGTGCCGTGGTCGAGGGTCGGCCCAAGCACTACTGGTCGATCTACCAGAAGATGATCGTCAAGGGCCGCGACTTCGACGACATCCACGATCTGGTCGGCGTGCGCATCCTGTGCGACGAGATCCGGGACTGCTACGCCGCCGTCGGCGTGGTCCACTCGCTGTGGCAGCCGATGGCCGGACGGTTCAAGGACTACATCGCGCAGCCGCGCTACGGGGTCTACCAGTCGCTGCACACCACGGTCGTCGGTCCCGAGGGCAAGCCTCTCGAGGTGCAGATCCGCACCCGCGACATGCATCGCACCGCCGAGTTCGGCATCGCCGCGCACTGGCGATACAAGGAGACGAAGGGCCGTCACTCCGGTGACGCGACGGAGCTCGACGACATGGCGTGGATGCGCCAGCTACTCGACTGGCAGCGGGAGGCCGCGGATCCGGGGGAGTTCCTCGAGTCGCTGCGGTACGACCTCGCGGTCAAGGAGATCTTCGTCTTCACCCCCAAGGGCGACGTGGTGACCCTGCCCGCCGGATCGTGTCCCGTGGACTTCGCCTACGCCGTGCACACCGAGGTGGGGCACCGGTGCATCGGTGCCCGCGTCAACGGGCGCCTCGTCGCGCTGGAGCGTCAGCTCGACAACGGCGAGGTGGTCGAGGTCTTCACCTCGAAGGCCCCGACAGCCGGACCGAGCCGCGACTGGGCCACCTTCGTCGCGTCGCCGCGTGCGAAGACCAAGATCCGCCAGTGGTTCGCCAAGGAACGTCGCGAGGAAGCGCTCGAGGCCGGCAAGGACGCCATCGCCAAGGAGGTGCGGCGCGGGGGACTTCCGTTGCAGCGCTTGATGAACGGCGAGTCCATGTCGGCCATCGCGCACGAGCTGCGGTATGTCGATGTCTCGGCTCTCTACACCGCGGTGGGGGAGAACCACGTCTCGGCGCAGCACGTCGTGCAGCGTCTCGTCGCTCACCTCGGCGGTGTCGGCGATGTCGAGGAGGAACTGGCCGAGCGGTCCACCCCGTCCACCATTCCCACCCGTCCGCGCCGCGTCGGCGACGCAGGGGTCATGGTGTCGGGTGCGGACGGCGTCGTCGCCAAGCTGGCGAAGTGCTGCACCCCGGTGCCGGGAGACGACATCATGGGCTTCGTCACCCGCGGTGGCTCGGTGAGCGTGCACCGCACCGATTGCACCAACGCCGGGTCGCTGCAGACGCAGTCGGAGCGGCTGATCGAGGTCGAGTGGGCCCCGTCGCCGTCGTCGGTGTTCCTCGTCGCGATCCAGATCGAGGCACTCGATCGCCACCGTCTGCTCTCCGACGTCACGAAGGCGCTGGCCGACGAGAAGGTCAACATCCTGTCGGCGTCGGTGACCACCTCGGGCGATCGGGTCGCCATCTCGAAGTTCACCTTCGAGATGGGTGATCCCAAGCATCTGGGCCACGTGCTCAACGTGGTGCGCAACGTCGAGGGCGTGTACGACGTGTACCGCCTGACCTCGGCGGCCTAG
- a CDS encoding adenine phosphoribosyltransferase — protein sequence MSTPGSSSPTTSAPGGSDVVARLTRWADDFPTPGVRFADLTPVFADAEGLRTVVDSLAEAGRDADVVAGIDARGFLLGAGVALALNTGVIAVRKAGKLPPPVHRQSYELEYGTAELEISAEGIALEGRRVLVVDDVLATGGTLEAAAELLTRCGAIVVGAAVVLEVEVLGGRERWKHGPLTTLGVV from the coding sequence ATGAGTACACCCGGATCGAGCAGCCCCACCACGAGCGCACCCGGTGGATCGGACGTCGTCGCCCGGTTGACGCGCTGGGCCGACGACTTCCCCACGCCGGGAGTGCGCTTCGCCGACCTCACGCCCGTGTTCGCCGACGCGGAGGGGCTGCGCACCGTGGTGGACTCGCTCGCCGAGGCGGGCCGTGACGCCGACGTCGTGGCCGGTATCGACGCGCGCGGCTTCCTGCTCGGTGCCGGCGTCGCGCTGGCGTTGAACACCGGCGTGATCGCCGTCCGCAAGGCGGGGAAGTTACCCCCGCCGGTGCACCGGCAGTCGTACGAACTCGAGTACGGCACGGCGGAGCTCGAGATCTCCGCCGAGGGCATCGCGCTCGAGGGGCGCCGCGTACTCGTCGTCGACGACGTGCTCGCGACCGGCGGCACACTCGAGGCCGCCGCCGAACTGTTGACGCGGTGCGGAGCCATCGTGGTGGGTGCCGCCGTCGTTCTCGAGGTGGAAGTTCTGGGCGGCCGCGAGCGTTGGAAGCATGGACCGCTCACGACATTGGGCGTCGTCTGA